In Brassica napus cultivar Da-Ae chromosome A3, Da-Ae, whole genome shotgun sequence, the sequence AGAATAGAGCTACTTTGATGAATCGTATCACTTCTGCTTCAGGAAACTTGGTTAGATATGGATCCACACACTCTAGTAGCCTCCCTTCTTCTCTCAGTTTCCATACCTACCAAACCACATATTAACTatataaaccattgatcacagaTAGTTTTGGACAATTCGTCTCTTTTTCTCAAATAGTTTAAgtacatttttaaattatatttctggttattttatatgtaaatataattattatttatatatattcgaATATACAATTCGTTCTCGTTtaggtttcggttcggtttgtatatataaatataggaaTTGtttggatagttaggtattcaaCAGTTTTGATCCggttttggttattttagtttGATTCTTTGAATATCGGGTAAAATGCCTAGGCCTATCACAACAAAGTTTAGGATGTTTACATTgacttatgtatatattgtgtGTTAAGGTATTAGAGTTCATAAGCTTTACCCATTCGACCAGAACCAATAACTCGTCTGTAAAGGCAGCTCTGCTGCTACTACCACCACTTATGACTTCAAGCACAAGTATTCCAAAGCTGTAAACGTCTGCTTTTTTTGTTAACTGTCCTAGAAGTGCATATTCTGGGGCCAAGTATCCCCTGTAGTGTCAGACTTCATTAGCTGAAAACATCTGTAGAGGAAAGATGGATGCATGAAACGGTTCTTACACTGTTCCAGCTACTCTGGTACTAATGTGAGTGACATTGTCTGGAAAAAGCTTTGCCAGCCCGAAATCTCCAATCTTGGGACAAAAGTTTCGGTCTAGTAAGATATTACTGGCCTTTATGTCGCGGTGAACGACCTGAGGCTCGACTTCCTCGTGAAGGAAAGCTAAACCTGAAGCTGTCCCAACGCAAATGGCTGCACGTTTGGACCAATCAAGTGGAACATACTTACTCCTTGAACCTAAAAGATCACTCAAAACAACATCAGGAGAAAGACAGGACACACTGTGTTGGACTTGGTAGACGAATGTTACCAAGCAAAACACTAGCAAGACTGTTGTTCTCAAGGTACTCATAGACGAGAATCCGATTGTTCCCTTCGATGCAGCAGCCAATGAGGTTAACCAGGTTAGGATGATGAATGTTGGATATCAAGTTGATCTCAGTCAAGAACTCGCGTGTGCCTTGTTTGGATTCTGCTGAAAGTGATTTCACTGCTACTTGTGTACCATCTCTCAATACTCCCTGCAAGATTCAAGAACCATGTTGTTGCATGATTCACCAGAAACATCAAACGTAACATTTCTCACCTTGTAGACAACGCCAAAGCCACCACCTCCAATTCTGGTAGATGGATGGAAGTCATCTGTGGCTGATCTCAATGAGTTATATGAAAAGACTCTCACATTGTCGGTGCAAATCTCTGAATCATTCAAAGAACCAGAGATCATTAAATTCAAGAACCATTttctttagcaaaaaaaaaaagatcactaAATTAAATTGGTCAACCATTGTTGATGATTCTTTAGCttaaaattaatgattataGACAAAAGAACTTGTACATAAAAAAATCCAAAGCTCTAAAAAATAATCAAGAACTTGTACATCAGTACAAACGTATCAATGGAATGGTTTGTATATACCTTCAGCTTCTTTCTGACCAAGACGATCATTTCTTTTGCACTTATCAAGAACTCTGAAGCAATTAAAGGGCATCACAAGATCCAGAGAGAatatatacaagaatcactccTGGATGCAGACTAAATCTGGATTTGATAGAGATGTAAGAACGAAAAGTTTCCTACAAGAACCTCAAATTTGACCTGTCTTCTGGATACAAACTGAAtctggaggaagaagaagattatgGATTTGTTTGAAAAAACTTGTTTAGTGGGGTAAATTTCTTTGGCACAAGAAGACCAGAGAGTTTAATCAAAGAGAAAAATCATCATGAATTTGCTTTTTCAATCTTTTTCGTGTGGATGacaataaattatttagtaaCCAAACCAAACACAGTCAGGACATATGAACAGTGAATATgctgagacaaaaaaaaactcgaaaGCGACAGCTACACGACGACGTGACTGATATAATTGATAATGTTTCAAAACTTGtttttaacacaaaaaatttgatgtcaaaaaaaaaaaaaaacacaaaaaattttttttacaaaagaaaaagattgtTTTAGATATTAAACATGAGTGATTTACCTACATAAACATTGTATGTTGCATGATCTTGTTTGTGTGTGTATTATATGAACATCCAACTTATCAAATGAACTTTCATTTTCACCATATAAATGTTCTATTTATTATTTCGGAACTCTATTATATCATTATTTAATGTGTTATCAATACCTgtctacaaaaaaataattaataagtacATAATTCTTTTTGAAGCAGTCAGTAAAAGGACTCAGAACTTTATCCATTTTTCATTTGCgaagtttctttttttggtcaaatgtCATTTGAAAAGTTTTACAAATTGTCATTTTAACAAATCCTCTCTTAAGAAAATGAATTGCAGAAAAGTATTTAACTTTTTAGTGGGCAGGTCGTTCCATCTCTACCATTGAGACTCTTTCTATCTACTATTGAGACTCTTTCAAGACCCTTGTGTCTATATGGCTTCGATAATGTCTTTTAGTGTCTTTACTTTTGTTCCGTCTTTTTTTACTATAGTAACTTAGCATATTTGAACATAAGCACTGATATCTATCGTTAAGTGTTGATTACCAAACCACACGGCACATTAAGTTTGACGTTGTTGTCATTGTCGCCGTTCACACTACCACGTatatctctctttcttctttctatctcaaaaaaatttgtcaacattttatgttttggagaaaaacaaaaacaaatcgtcATCAAACTACCCTTTACTTAGATATCATCGTTATGCTAAAATAGAAATCATCGAAAGAGAAAATTCAATTGTCAACTTAaagatccaaaaaaatatattcgcttcccatctttattttattaataatgcACCTGTGTAACTATTGGTTTATATTCATCGATTGTGGTGGAGTTGTGGCACGTCACTGCTTGCTGGTCAAGTAAGGTCTGATTTTCTTGTCCTCTAAACGTGAAGACTTGTTCTTCTAGTAAGATCTCATAGAAACCAAACGAGACAAGTTATTTATATTGCTAACATTAATTTACAATGTCCCAttggtttataaaatttacaaaacgacattaaattcattaattacgTTAACAGTTTTTTGTGGGGAAAATTTGCTCCTTTAAAAGTATTGGGGTTGTTCTGTATTTCTTGAAAATAAATTCCGTTGGCTTCCAGTTTCAAGTTAAGGCGGGTATTTACACGTGGCAGATACGATGAATCCCGCGTATCTCTACCAATAAGATTCTAGCAAGCAAAATGATTATTGTCTAGTTGCCGCCACACGCTCGCGACATCACGCGCTATAACAATTGGGCCTTTTAAACTTGGACCAACGGCCCAAGTTAAAGTCTCCGGCTCGGCGATCGGAATCCGATCAACCCGACGGTAACTTCTCTTCGTTTTCGACagtgaaaaagataaaaaaaaatgttttcacatAAGCCATTGTCCTTGGTGCTTTGATGAAAGAAGACAATCTTCTTTTACTAGCTTCGCTTATTTATTTTCTCCGCCGCGAGATTTTATCCCCGTCGTCTCTGTTCGCCGCCGCAACCTCCTTAGTGTCAAGGATTTCGTCGGATCTCGCGGAGGAGAACGGAGATTGCTTCAGATGGCGTTGACAGCTTCCGATTTACCGGCGATGTACTCGTTGCTAGCGAATTCCATGAGCGGCGACGAGTCCGTTCGTCGGCCGGCGGAGGCGGCTCTTTCTCAGTCGGAGAGCAGGCCTGGTTTCTGCTCCTGCCTCATGGTTCGTTTTCTAATCTAAAGCTCTTAGCGCTTTGGATTCTGCTAATGCGAAGCTTTGATTGATTCACTTCCCTCTCGTTTTTGGTTTGCAGGAAGTGATAGCGTCTAAGGATTTGGTGTCTCATGTGGACGTTAGGTTGATGGCGTCTGTTTACTTCAAGAACAGTATCAACCGTCATTGGAAGAGCAGACGAAATGCTTCATTGTAAGTTCGATTCTTCTCCGGAATCTAGATGAGCTTCCAATCTAAAattaattggtgataagtggatTGGTCCggctatcttatatattattaaggATCCCTTCCGATACCGATGTGTGATTACACTTGCTGGCTGGGTTAGACTATTGGATGTGTAGTGGCGTGAGCTCCTTGAAGTTACTACTCTATTACTTAGGCTTTGACACTCTTTGCTTGGAATTTTCACAGGGGTATAAGCAACGAGGAGAAGATTCATTTGAGGCAGAAGTTGTTGTCTCACTTGAGAGAAGAGAACTACAAGGTGTTGTAACTTGTAACGTTAGCATTCCGTGGCTGCATCAACTGTGACATATAGTGGAAATGTATctcattttatttgatttgtggCAGATAGCGGAGATGTTGGCTGTTCTCATATCGAAGATAGCTCGTTTTGATTATCCTAGAGAATGGTCAGCATTTTCACTTTATAACTCTAATTGATTGATGACAGTATCTTCTTTGGTTTGAGGGTTTTTTTGGATTGATTCTTTTAGCGAAATAAATGGTTTTTTTGTGCTTTGTGATGTCAGGCCCGACCTGTTTTCGGTACTAGCGCAACAGCTTCACTCAGCTGACGTTCTTGCTTCTCACAGAATCTTGATGATTCTTTTTCGAACTCTAAAAGAGTTGTCCACTAAACGTCTCACGGCAGATCAGAGAACTTTCGCTGAGGTGTGTATGCTACTATGTCTTCATCCCTTAGGTCAATTTATTTTCTCCTATTGTGTATATTGTAGGATCAAAGCTTGGATCTTTGCTTTAGTTAAGGATAAGGTCCAGTTTATTTTGTTGGCAGATCTCGTCGCAACTCTTCGACTTTAGTTGGCACCTATGGCAAACTGATGTCCAAACAGTTCTACGTGGCTTTTCAACAGTGGTTCAGAGCTATAGTTCAAATAGTGCCGAGCAGCATCACGATGAGCTTTTTCTGACTTGCGAGAGGTGGTTTCTATGTTTGAAAATAGTCCGCCAACTCACAATTTCTGGATTTCAAAGCGATGCCAAAAGCATACAGGTAGATAACTATACTTCTCCGTGATACTTTTCAGTCCTTTATTACATCCATGTTCATTTATCTTCCTTCTATGAACTAGTGGTATATTTTCACCAAAGACGTGTTCCGTTGACCCCCATTTCGTCTTTTATCTTTCGTAGTTAAGCTGAATCTATAACCTTAGTAGATTGATAAACTATTTCGGAATATAGATGTCGCTCTTTCTTTCAGACATTTACTCTACATGCAGATATATGATATACAGCTAACTCTTTTCTTTCAGGAGATTAAACCAGTGAAAGAAGTATCTCCTCTGCTCTTGAATGCGGTTCAGTCGTTTCTTCCATATTGTGAGTTGGTTTTTAGCTGATGAACATTTTTTCATGCATATGACAAAAGCACATAGAACTCTATATTAAAGATGTTTTTTCCTCCGTTTGTTTATGCAGATTCATCTTTTCAGAATCGAGATACTAAATTCTGGGAGTTTGTAAAGAAGGCATGTGTCAAGCTGATGAAAGTGTTAGCCGCAATCCAAAGCAGACATCCTTATTCCTTTGGAGATAAATGTGTTCTTCCAGTCGTAGTGGATTTCTGCTTAAACAAGATAACAGATCCTGAACAGGCATCGTTGCCGTTTGAAGAGTTTTTTATTCAGTGTATGGTGATGGTGAAATCTGTGCTTGAGTGTAAAGAGTATAAGCCTAGTGTAACTGGTCGAGTGATGGATGAAAATGGAGTTACATttgagcagaggaagaagaatgcTTCAAACGCAGTTAGTGGCATTGTGTCTTCACTTTTACCCAACGAAAGGATAGTTCTTTTGTGCAACATACTAGTGAGAAGGTATCCTTCTAACCAATAATAAGATGTGTGAATCCAATTATGCCTTAGTTCCTTATTAAGGTAATTTGAAGGTAGATAGTTTTCATTTACCAATGCAAAGtccaaaacaaaatatgatatgATAATCTTATTGACACATAACGATCTTATTGCTGTACATCTATGTTTCTCTGTTCTCAGTATCTTCACCCTTAAGTTATAAGTATCGTTATTGTATGGACATACTCAGCCATGTAACATTAAGGAGAGTCACTGACGTGCATGTAATAGTTGAGAAGGGATTGTTACTCTTGGGACCTTCTGGATTTAGTTTGAAAAATATTGCATGGATCGTCTTAATGCTGTCATGCATTCCTACCTCCATACAGTCACCG encodes:
- the LOC106439222 gene encoding putative serine/threonine-protein kinase, coding for MPFNCFRVLDKCKRNDRLGQKEAEEICTDNVRVFSYNSLRSATDDFHPSTRIGGGGFGVVYKGVLRDGTQVAVKSLSAESKQGTREFLTEINLISNIHHPNLVNLIGCCIEGNNRILVYEYLENNSLASVLLGSRSKYVPLDWSKRAAICVGTASGLAFLHEEVEPQVVHRDIKASNILLDRNFCPKIGDFGLAKLFPDNVTHISTRVAGTVGYLAPEYALLGQLTKKADVYSFGILVLEVISGGSSSRAAFTDELLVLVEWVWKLREEGRLLECVDPYLTKFPEAEVIRFIKVALFCTQAAAQKRPNMKQVVEMLSRKEIKLNEAALTEPGVYRGVNKGGNHRGLGLRGSSSQESSSTQDYKGKSPAVNQGSSSASVISFQSISEVAPR